cagaaaatgacagaaaaatacacacaattgcaagaacacaaaaaataacaaaaacacacacaatgattccaaatacacacaaaatgactaaaaactgactaAACAGTTGCCAATCCCTGCTTTAAACTCTGACTTTTTGCactgttttttctgtttcatctcAGCCAGTGTTGAAtatctttgagaaaaaaaattccagtgTTGTGTGATTTTCCTGCAGTATATGGAATATCGGAGAAATCCATTTGCGTGATAATATCAGTATCATCTAAGGGCGTGTGATATGACGATCTTAGACCGTGATGGTGTTTGATGACGATCTGCCAAAACACAGAGATGGTAGAACCAGCTCTGTCCCTCGCAGTACTGTCTGTACcatatgtctgtgtgtctctaaagtatttttttcctcagtcacatcacaccatttgctagttAGCTTCATATCCCCATTAAGGAATGCCGTGGGAATCTCGTGACCCATGGGATTTCCGAAAAAATGCCAGCCTCTACATACGGACAAACCAAAAGACCAATCTGAGTGAGCTGTAGGCCGTGTCTTGGTTTGTTTGTCCACTCCCCTTTTGATCCTTAACTACGGAGCTGCTAATGAATGAGAAAGTGAGAGTTGGTCTCTAAAATAAACTCTACCTCTGTAATGGcagaggatggatacccgaccaATCCAAAAGGGAACCAACAATACCAACGGGCTCAAGCAGATATTTAGAAATAATTCTTGGTTTTGGATCAAACTTGGTCACAATGggttctattctcccatgcgcgtaagtcAAAAATGTCGCGCAGtggtgctgtttttggctgtgtgctattctccccctgtacttaagtcagtcgctgcgcgccttcatcccagttacgcactctgggtggagcagccctgaaatgtgggcgttcccattcaaatctggccttacgcATATTCTCCATCTgcttaagtccttttcctcctacacgcttctgaacctggaataagtgttgtgccccgataaggtgaaacattatattgcactagaaaaaTGGACCTAGTGACAAtttaagccacacggactcataatattgcagaagagactcctGGAAAGATTCTATCCAAAGTAACACTGACATGCTGTCATGTGTGGGAGGAGTCACACAAGCAagccaaaggattgaccatcagcattactaatatgttcatatttaccagttctagatggaacaaaatgtgttacatttcattatattttacccgTGTTGCCGACTCCTTGTCCTGGAAGGGGATGCATCGTGGAGCTTATTAGCTGTGGGCTGCAGCGCGCGCatcggctgctgctgctagttACAATGAAACTCTAACAGACGTCAGACTGATAtccaactattttaacactgtgtacaaCGTTAAGCCACAGTTGGATCacactacaagagtaaataacaagtgaaacattgatggcagatgatgatgttgatgatgatgatcatttctgaatgcaggaatgtaagaagttaataaaatcaggctttccacacaaacacacattattatgagggggaaaaaagagattttaactgtgccTCGGGtagaaaaatgtgtccaatcCGCACCCTGCAATAATCCGATCAATAATCCGCTCAAATCaatctgttacattgtttatcaacaaaggcgtttcaaattaaaagtgcgcttagtcattttcacagatttcactgtgatttacaagcattgggaaaactccttgtttcgtgatttctagacagcccaaaaataaTGACGTAATGACCCAGTCcacctcctttgcttcagaccacCTTCATTCATTGACTACGCGTGGTGGGTGTGTCAGGAGCCTGGGCAGGAGAGAGGCGCGTAAAAAAGCACTgaagtccagatgggagaatagggCCCAATGTGCCTTTTGTGCTCCGTCTGTCGTATCTAAACACTTGTCGTGCTCAACTCTGGTTCTGTTACTGCTCTGTTGGATGCGGGCCACCTCCGACAGAAAAAAATTGGTCCCAATACAAAATTCAAAAGGCGAGAAAACAGGTGTTGTGCTAATCTAAGTCCCCCAGACAGAATAGGGGGACTCTGATAGAGAGGCAGTGCTTGATAAGAGCACTCTGTCCATACATGATAAAACAAGCTAAATTGTTTAtctgaatgtaaaaaaatgttcagaaattACCCAGACTTAATTTATCTTTTATCCTTTTTAACATCTTTGATTTTCATTGGGGTAAATTGGttcgttttattggtaaataaacaaatcttaTGAGTTCTTAACTCTCgggttggccacgcccagaaagaactcataaggacacacgaaagtgatcagtagatgctttgataCTTTGCTCATAAAATAACTCGCAGGGACATATCAAACGTCTTGGGACCTGGGATTCTCTTCTCCAGTGAGAAAAGCTGTCTGAATAAACagaaccttaacatattaaaaacatatatcGTGAGGAACCCTGCAATCCCCAACCTTagaacatgataaaaaaataaatatggcacTTTCTCCATAATTGAAGTTGAAttagttttcttattttgcacagatgataTTTTATATGGAATACATCCAGTGGGACATCACATTAAAAGGAGGCTTAATGGGTTAATTCCATTGAGAGATACATAATGAGATTTAAAATTATGTTAATAGGGAAGATATCCTTATCAATTACTATAGGAAATCAGATAGCAATGAAAAGTTAATATggaatgtcattttgtgtgtttttggagtcatttgtgcatttttacatttacaatttatgtttttttttaattatcttaaTCCCTACTTGTCGtccttttttactattgttaCTCACCCAtgtgttcttttgtgtttatCTCAGGTAAGTGTGTGAAGGTCCAGAGGAAGCAGGGTCTGGTATCAGGCTCAGATGGCAGCAACAAGCACTCCCCGAGCAACAAGAGGAGCCTGATTCCCAGCCCTGTGGCTCACCGCCCCTTAAGGGATCGCATCATTCATCTGCTGGCTTTAAAGCCCTACAAGAAACCTGAGCTGCTGCTGTGGCTGGAGAGGGAGCGAGCCACTCCAAAAGACAAGGCAGATCTCATCTCTGTACTGGAGGAGGTGAGCTATCTGTTGCTATGTCATCACTTTAACAACAAGTGATGAACATCCTCAGAAAAAGCTAAAACGGAAGAACTTGCAGCTCAAAGAACTATTTACGCATTCACTTACAACTTAGTGTTCGAAGAGAGTATCCTGTAGTTGTTGTTGGTTAAGTTTATTTCAAGCACATTTCCTGTGTTCTAAATTTCCGAGTATCCCACAGAAGTCATCCAGTCGAGCCTGTACCGCTGCTGGCAGCTGTAATTAGGACTTAGCTTTAATTATCTTTGGATGGGAAGATTGTGTTTTGACAGGAATGAGGTGGAGTTCAAGCAGGGATTTGACTATTTTTAGAAAGTGATTGGTTCGAGGAGAAATGCAGCAGCAGTTATATATAAAGCTGTTTCTAACAAAAATAAGCCAGGCCACCAAAACCAGCCTGTAGAGGATTTGCAGCCTATGATTTCACTATGCTTCTTTACTGTTTCCCTGATGGATTTCATAATCCTAACATTTGTTTTCCCAGGTTGGAAAACTGAACCCAAAAGACCAAAGCTTCTCTCTAAAAGACGAGCTCTACAGACACGTCAACAGGGACTGGCCTGGATATGTAGAAGAGGAGAAACAGCTCCTCCACAGGCTCCTCATCAGGTGGGACGTTCATGGGTTTGTGATGCCTCGTAATGACCAGATGCTCTTGTagaataaatcacaatttatttttgtactctAGGTATGATAAGcttttaatgcagtggttctcaacaggtctcaccctgggacctacattttgccacggtcaatttttttttaatttaaccaaccaaatttagtttttcaaaaatagctgttgaaaacacatgtataatcttttatttaaacaaatctATACaatttcctgtgcaacatgcatttcacagcatgcctgtcaaaagaaaagtttctttcaaaataaaagacaagtccaacatgagagacactaagtatttatttatttttgaccagctgtccgcgacccaccgaGTACAGgcccgtgacccacttttgggtcccgacctaccagttgagaattgctgttCTAATGTAAATGTGATATATTAGTTATGTCAAATGATTTATTGTATATTGTTTACAATATACTGGCGTCCTATCCAGAGGGGTTTACACTGCCTCATGCTCTATGTCTGCTGTGATAGGCTCCAGCATCCCCTGCTACTCTgtacaggataagcaggtaGAGATGAtaagatttaattttattatataatgcttaaatttaaataatttcattttaaattttaaattctttattttcattttaatgtaaaaattacttttataatgtattcgttttacatttatttttttttatttttatgatttttttttatttgaatgtgtttatatatattttttttacaatttattttaaaattgtaactttttttaaattatttatgagTATGTATTTGAACCTTTTAGTCACACATAATACAGCCTGTTCATTAACGAGCGGCACTAGAAGACGTTGTGCCTCTGAGGCTTTCTATGATCATCAGATGTTACCAGACAACTTGTAACATATTTCCTTCTGTTCAATGTCAATGTTGTTTTATAGTGAACTTTAAAAAGTTGTAAGCTTAGTTTTCCACTGATTTTCACAGTTAGTCTAATTAGGTGAGTGCATTATTTAAATCTATTCTACCgaaaatcattgtttttattcaaaagtccCCTTTCAGTTAAAATGGTTAGTTGGGTGTCAGTCCTGGGTTTTTACCTCTCAGGGGTTTGTTTGGGGCTTCCATGACCAGGTAAATAAAAGAAACCATTAAAGAGTACGAGCATGAGAACAGAGTGTCCGTGAACTGATGTGTGCTGTGATCATTGTGAAAGGGGAGGGGCATAAATCTGCACAGATGAATCTCAAACACACACTTCAAAGCAGAGGAAAAGATTCCCTGCACTGTTGCCAAACTGCATTAGCACGAAAAGCTTTGCGTTTCCTCCTTTTAGCCCTTCCTCTGCCTGCCAGTAAACACAGTCACGTGCACGTGCTTCTTCTCAGGCATTTGTTGAAAAAAGTACAGGTCCACCCCCCCTGTCTTTTTCAATCCTCTcttcacaaaacaaacacttttagtTCTTGTtgacttgtgtgtgtgagaaaaccTATTGCTACGTTTGTTATTTGGACTCTGTTGCTCCTGTTGTTAATGTGTAAAGGCTCTGAACTGGACTCATTGGGACCAGACGATGATTGAGGGGCTTGTGTGTGATCCCACTGGGGGAACATTTAGTCGTGGCATTTGTTTGAGGAAGAAGCTGTAGGAAGCAGATTACCAGGAAAGTGAGTTAAGTCTGACACAAGCTAAATGTGCTGTTATTGTTTCCACCACTGGACTCAGTCTGTGTTGCTGTGATTCCTATCGACACACACGGAAACACCAAAAGCTGCAGTTTACAGTTCTTCCCTGTTTGTCGCTTTTCTGTTCAAAGTGCAGGTTTTATGATGAATAATAGTTGCTCATTGAATTTCCCATCATTTCCCACTGCAACCAGTGTCTTGAAATACACTAGggtctgtttttgagtcatcttgtgtgtctgtaattttgtgtatttttctgtgtttgtcaactaattttttcagttttttttttgtgtatttttgatgttttgtggaattttaatttagtgtaattttagtttttatttggagtcatttttgtagttttgtcaattttgtgtcattctgttttctgtacttttgtgttgttttaatttttttgtggtCATCTTTTGTCTtcagagtcactttgtgtatttttgttgtcatttaatgtgtttttgtgtattattgttgtcatcttgtgtctTCGGTGTCActtatccttttgtgtatttttttttcttatttttttgtcattttgtgggtattttattgccgttttgtgtgttcatggtcattttgagggttttttttctctgtatttttctgctatcttttattttttttgttgttttatttattttgggggccacacaaaattagaccaagggccgcatgtggctccAGGGCTGCCACCTGCCCATGTCTGACTTACTTACATTCTCTTCCTGTTTAACTAAAGGTGCCGTGTTCATAATCTCTCCACAGGAAACTCCAGCCACTCCATAGCAGCCTGCTTAGGAGTCCCCAGTCCAACCAGTCATCCCACAAAACCCCTGATGACTCTCCATCACATCTCAGTCCTGCAAAGAACCTCTCTGTGGTAAGTGCTCACCTTGGAttgtattttcccccaaaaccTTTTCACGGAGGATGAGGAATGCCTGAAAACACATCTGACATATTAGGATGCTGTGAAAAGAAATCCAAAGCTGCATCCTGTAGCTCTCGATCTAAGCACACTTTAACAAACGCAATGTAGTTCACACACCAGACATGGAAGACTGGCAAATAATTCTGTGGCCACCAAAATCAAAAGCACAATATGGTTCCAAatgacgtaaaaaaaaaacccaatgagaataataaacaaaatgactccaaaaaatgcacaaaacaacaaaaacaaacaaaaactcagaaaataaatcagaaaaaacacaagacgactacaattaaacaactgtaaaatatactagatgacaacaaaaacacacaaaactacacaaaatgacacaaaaaaagcaaaatgaaagaaaatatacagaattacaactaaaattcaCAGAGACCTGTTGTTCtatcctgtgttaatgctgatCCTGAGAACATTTTAATGCCTCTCGCTGTGCTTGACGTTGCCCATCCCATCTACTCACTGAGCTGCTTTCTCCTCCTACAGAAACGCCCGCTGGCTTTGGACCCTTCCAACCTTCAAACCCCTAAAAAGCAAAGGCTATTGGACCAGcctgccacacacacagactatgGCGCCAATGGGTCACAGAATCCCTCAGTTAACAGAAACTCTGGTCTACAGAAGAAGCTGGAGTTTGACAGAACTACTAATCATCTCCTGGGAAGCCCAAACGGCCTATGCTCACCACACAAACTCAGTGGCTCGTCCACTATTCCCAAAGTGGAGAGGACAGGACTGGCTCCCACTGCACCCAGCCCCAATCCCACACACAATAGCCCGTCCCTTTGCACTGACCAGCAGCTCGCCAATGGGCAACATAAAAAGAAAAGGTCCAAGAAACACAAGGAGAAGGACTGGGAGCGTTTAAAACCAAACTGGAGAGAAACCAGCCCAGACCTGAAGCAAAACCAGGAAAATATCAAAGGTAAAAGGCAACGCAACGATCCCACACCTCCACTGGTAATTACTCTGCTGGGTTTCTCTGTGTTTGCAATTGGCCAAACGCTGCaaataataatctaatctattggattttatatagcgcctttcatagacactcaaagcgctttacattgcattattctttcactccacacacagtgggggtaagctactattgtagccacagctgccctgcaATGCTTCCATACTGCGCCTTTGGCCCCTcttgacaatgtcaataagagagtgctTACAGCACTTTCgagcagcaattttaacattttacattttttgagcaaatgattgATTTAATGTATTGACCTATGAGGCCTAcaatatgtctttatctgatttttttattttttattttttttaaatgtctccagcagctttaatttgtggaataattttaagaaaattgcaggattctGCAGAAGTTGAGACTTCTTTCAACAATTAGAAATGCACagtgactgccatcatgtgatattagcatggggaaactgtgagccctgcacatattgtggagtttcattgattttgtataGTTGGAgtgactgagatatctacaactgaatcagttggtaatttacacagtgattcatgtttgATACATAGGACATATATTATCTgagtgcaaaataaaaacacactggcCTTGATATGACTTGTAATGTCACACTAGCACCTGTTTACATGGATTTATGTTTCTCTTGACTACAGATCATGATGCAGAGAAAACATCCGTCAGCCGAAGCACAGAACAACTTCCTGACTATTTAATGTAAGATCATAATGTGTGGCCAAGGGTCTGTCTTTGTAGGGTGAATGGTTTTTATTTGGAAGTGCAATGCAAAAAATGATCACTTCTGCATAGtgtatgtcattttgtgaggttttgtcagttgttttgtgtattttctgtaatttttttggaattgtgtagtcattttgtgtgtttttggatttatattgtgtatttttttgtcgtttATTTGCTTATGTTCTCATTTTGGATgcttttgattcattttgtgaattcttgtattttggttgtcgttttgtattttttctagttgtttcttagtcatcttgtgtgtttatggatttGTCTTGTATGttactgttgtaattttgtgtacttttctctcattttgcatgtatttgtttttttgttttttagtaattttgtatatttttgtgttttttgtagttttgtatattctctcattttgtgttcatttatttttttggctttgtgttttgttatttggtgttttttctttgtgtttttggattcaatttgtgtttttgttgtcatttgggaAATTTTACAGGTGCtaattgtcttgtgtgttttttgttactgattttgtgtatttttgttttcatttttttctatcagtttttgtgtttttggagtaacattctgtatttttcttgggGGACCACCCCAAATTAGacggagggccacatgtggcccctgagccgcTATTTGCCCACATCTGCTCAGGAATATTAAGGCTGTGTTTGATGTTAATGGTTTGTGTTGTTAGGCAGAGAGCGTCGCTGAAGGCTTGCGTTCAGCCTTTAAACACTCGTATAAACAGAGGAAAGCATTAGGCATGTCCAAATAAGCTTCACAAGGCTTCACTGAGAATGACTTGGAAAACAAATTATCTTATGTCTTTCATTTATACATCTGCTCAACACATCATCTAGTGAAGTCAAAGATGTGTCAAACACATACCGCCATCTACTGGGAGCAATGGGAAGTCAGGGCTCAGATTTTAAAAGGAAGGAATAATCTTGCTTTGTATTAAATGTGATGATTTATTTGGGTTTCGTGTAGAAAATATTGCCCCATAACAACACTGGAGCAGCGGGAACAGTACAATGAAGACTTCTGTGCCGAGTACGATGAATACAGAGTACTTCATGACCGGATCGGGTCCATCACAGAAATGTTTGTTCAGTTGGGTTTAAAGATCAACACACTCTCCCCAGGAACTCAAGAGTACAAGGTACTGAGTGTTATGAGTATTTTCTGTAGCTGCACAAGAAGAGAAAAAAGCCTCAAACTGACCATGTATGAACTTCTCTTCTGCCCTATTTTTAGATCATGGAAGACCAAATCCTACAAAAGTACCACAAGTATAGAAAAGTAAGGACCGTTTTAGATGTTGTTTACGTTCCAGCTGCTTTAACTGCAGCTTACAGTATCTTAAATGTCAAGCCAGAACAGTTTAATGAGTGAAACCTGCTTTTGTTCACTTGCAGAAGTTCCCTGGGTACCGGGATGAAAAGAAGCGATGTGAATACCTACACAAGAAACTGTCTCATATCAAGGGCATGATCACTGCTTACGACCGTTCACAGCAGCTCTGCTAGTAACTGGCCCCGCCCTTTAAGTGGTGCACTACAACTGGACTAAAAGACTTCTGAACAGACCCAAAGACTGCACAGCCGGGTCGCCCTGTTTCTGAGACACAGATCACTTTACACGCCGGGGTGAAGCTTTCTTTCCCTCATGTGAGCTGAGACCACTGACTTGTGATTACACATTAGCCTTTATCGCAGAGGATGTCAACGTCGATGACAAATTGGACGGCTGGATTTTGATTTGTTCTGCTGTATAATGTTTAGGTAGTAGGAGAAAGCCAAACGTATCTCATCAGAACTGAGCAAGTGTTGATTCTCCAGTTTTAAAGTGATGGTACAATCAATCAATCCTATGAGAAAATAGAGGCTTTGAAAGTCTTTATATTTAACCACAAAAAGAGTTACATTTCTTTTGTTCaatttaattacagaaaaagatgACATGAGGATGGTGACATatttaaaaacagcaacacaggctgtgttcgaaatggcatactccaTACTATGcgctacaaactcaatgagtatttactgtctactatactataagtatggttaggaggattaggatgatgagcattcccactgaaatatacttccaagtttcccaggatgcatttcaaacctagaactacaaaaacctgaagcaaactgaggctaaatatttttgttgattctccacctttgatggacaaaaacattttaagtgagaaagtgaccaagtagaatatcaacatgtgctcatttgatccataaaactcactgaAGCACATTTATTACCAGCATTTCAGATATTTTTGGAGAGCCGTCATTGGCTACTGACAAAAcatctggttaacttcaaaaccaGAGCCCTGTTTACTAAAGGGTTCAAATCTAATACAAGAGAAGAAGAgattcttttgttttgaaaagaggaagTTTGACTTTCATCTTGAAGtcagtcccaggatgattttacattacgctcgcaatgcatcatgggtcggttgagtatgactagtgtgcccactgtgcatacttaataAATGATATAGTTagatatagtatacattcaggtatttcttgcgtactccatctttccatactatctaatgtgaacgcactacatactcattttgacgtcaggcTAAGTATGAGTATGgtgttttgaacacagccttggATGTTAAGTTTCCAGTTGCATCTGATTTAGCTGTCGACATTTTCAAAAGAAGATTTTTATAGCTGCTATCGTCCATtttcatttctacaccaaaATGATCCATGGCATTACTGTAGCATCTGCTTTAGCCACATGTAGCCCACAGACCCAGGAACAAGTCACCCCCCTCCGCTAATTGAAATTCAACAAATTAACAAATTGTGCAATAATATGAAATACATCTGGAAAAGGGGTGGAGTGCCTTCTTCCAGTCAGGGATGAGATCCTGCCCCAAGTGGAGAAGTTCAGGTACCTTGTTCAGGAGTGAGGGGAGGTCGACAGGGGGATGAGTGCTGCGTCTACAGTGATGTGGACCGATCCCAGCCGAGCAGAAAGATAAAGAGCTCGACCATGGATAAGcggcagaagatggatggaaattaaaacaatgaataaatagataaataaccAGAATTTATCTAATCTGTGGAGAGCAGAATGATGGTGGAATAAATTCCCTGTAAATTTAGATTGGACATTTCCATAATAGACCTTTAGATCGTGACCCAGAGTTTGAGAACTTCTGGCCTAAAATGATCTATTTATTAGGTTCTAACCACAACACATATTAGCAGCTTACACAAGTATCAAAGGCCCAGATTATATTCCTGCTGTTTACGTTGTTAGATAGTTTAATCTTTACGTTCCATAGGAGCTTGCAGGGCTCATCTATTTAATTTGACTGCTTTGTGTTTTATATCTCcataatgtacattatatagTTGCCTTAAAGTGAACGATATAACATCTTTGAATGGTTGGTGATGAAGGAGCAGCATCATTATGGACTGCTTAAAATAAGTGTTCACAGCAACCACCttatcttttctttctcttttttgccTGAAGCCAGTTCCAGTAATCATATGATCAGACATAGAGGAAACTTGCTGCCTTCACACATCATACCCTTTCATGGTTTTTGTCTTAAAACCTCTgtcacttttacattttgtatCTGCAAGCTATAGTTTGGAGTTAAGTTTTCTGTCTTTTAGTTTATCATTGACTTTAATTTGCCTGTTTTAGCTTCCTGTGTCCTGGTTTTAACCCTGTCATGAATCATGCATCAATCTCAGTAGACAGAATCTCTTCAGCAATTTATACAACAGACTCGGACACATTAGCATCTGTTTTTTCACTCAAACCGTGTTGTTGATATAGTGTTTCGAAGGACTTTAAACATGCAGCTGTTAGTCCTGGCACATGAAAAGCACTGATGCCAACTGAAAGCCcagaaagtgtttattttctgtattatttttaGATGTAGTGCAGCAATGCACTGTCATGCTGAACTCATCTTAATACATTTTGATCAAATGAGCTGAATGAAGGTGCCTGATTCGACTGGATCACATGTGTTGCTTTGGTACAGGATCAAAAATCCAGCAAACGCCTCAACTTTAGACACAGAAGTGCATTTAACAACATCCAT
This genomic window from Gouania willdenowi chromosome 6, fGouWil2.1, whole genome shotgun sequence contains:
- the LOC114465486 gene encoding RNA polymerase II elongation factor ELL isoform X2; protein product: MSPVAQSVVEMAALRQEHRYGLSCGQIHKNNRNHSLYHVKLTDTAIRTLEAYQNLKYVKIPAPSPESPDGFRVFSFYLSSDSKDKPQSSFDCIHQYVSGEGRDHLEGQGSIQDKITVCATDDSYQTTRERMSQVEKDIWSRSAIEIKPGPSKCVKVQRKQGLVSGSDGSNKHSPSNKRSLIPSPVAHRPLRDRIIHLLALKPYKKPELLLWLERERATPKDKADLISVLEEVGKLNPKDQSFSLKDELYRHVNRDWPGYVEEEKQLLHRLLIRKLQPLHSSLLRSPQSNQSSHKTPDDSPSHLSPAKNLSVKRPLALDPSNLQTPKKQRLLDQPATHTDYGANGSQNPSVNRNSGLQKKLEFDRTTNHLLGSPNGLCSPHKLSGSSTIPKVERTGLAPTAPSPNPTHNSPSLCTDQQLANGQHKKKRSKKHKEKDWERLKPNWRETSPDLKQNQENIKDHDAEKTSVSRSTEQLPDYLIKYCPITTLEQREQYNEDFCAEYDEYRVLHDRIGSITEMFVQLGLKINTLSPGTQEYKIMEDQILQKYHKYRKKFPGYRDEKKRCEYLHKKLSHIKGMITAYDRSQQLC
- the LOC114465486 gene encoding RNA polymerase II elongation factor ELL isoform X1 yields the protein MSPVAQSVVEMAALRQEHRYGLSCGQIHKNNRNHSLYHVKLTDTAIRTLEAYQNLKATLSNQPAICFKGSQGYVKIPAPSPESPDGFRVFSFYLSSDSKDKPQSSFDCIHQYVSGEGRDHLEGQGSIQDKITVCATDDSYQTTRERMSQVEKDIWSRSAIEIKPGPSKCVKVQRKQGLVSGSDGSNKHSPSNKRSLIPSPVAHRPLRDRIIHLLALKPYKKPELLLWLERERATPKDKADLISVLEEVGKLNPKDQSFSLKDELYRHVNRDWPGYVEEEKQLLHRLLIRKLQPLHSSLLRSPQSNQSSHKTPDDSPSHLSPAKNLSVKRPLALDPSNLQTPKKQRLLDQPATHTDYGANGSQNPSVNRNSGLQKKLEFDRTTNHLLGSPNGLCSPHKLSGSSTIPKVERTGLAPTAPSPNPTHNSPSLCTDQQLANGQHKKKRSKKHKEKDWERLKPNWRETSPDLKQNQENIKDHDAEKTSVSRSTEQLPDYLIKYCPITTLEQREQYNEDFCAEYDEYRVLHDRIGSITEMFVQLGLKINTLSPGTQEYKIMEDQILQKYHKYRKKFPGYRDEKKRCEYLHKKLSHIKGMITAYDRSQQLC